One stretch of Musicola paradisiaca NCPPB 2511 DNA includes these proteins:
- a CDS encoding TraR/DksA family transcriptional regulator: MDSMDMAQEREAFIRETQIQQARQQSGCAVSAFVCENCDAPIPEARRVAVPGVCLCVYCQGDAELKNKHYRGAL; encoded by the coding sequence ATGGACTCCATGGATATGGCTCAGGAACGCGAAGCGTTCATCCGTGAAACACAAATCCAACAGGCCCGGCAACAGTCGGGTTGTGCCGTTTCTGCATTCGTCTGTGAAAACTGCGACGCCCCCATACCCGAAGCCCGCCGCGTGGCCGTTCCGGGTGTGTGTCTGTGCGTGTACTGCCAGGGTGATGCTGAACTGAAAAACAAACACTATCGGGGTGCCTTATGA
- a CDS encoding DUF2732 family protein has protein sequence MKNAEVKTMTVAADGALIELLNKARLEERKDQHLSFSLRLAALAIRAQQRDLSAAELVELMRQESERFEYSAQGLS, from the coding sequence ATGAAAAATGCCGAAGTAAAGACCATGACCGTCGCTGCTGATGGCGCACTGATCGAACTGCTGAATAAAGCCAGACTGGAGGAGCGCAAAGACCAGCATTTGTCCTTCTCACTGCGTCTTGCTGCGCTGGCTATCCGCGCCCAGCAAAGAGATCTCTCTGCCGCTGAACTGGTGGAACTGATGCGCCAGGAGTCAGAACGTTTTGAGTACTCCGCTCAGGGGTTGAGCTGA
- a CDS encoding Cox family DNA-binding protein, with product MSERVYEVRYPVDAVPYQKFAELIGKSEAAVKGMVDNGKLPLIPWVNPENPNPRRGENWVYIPEFNRAMRDAFMNRPKEQRDAWLLWLGL from the coding sequence ATGAGTGAACGCGTTTATGAGGTTCGCTATCCTGTTGATGCTGTTCCGTATCAGAAATTTGCGGAATTGATCGGTAAGTCGGAAGCGGCAGTAAAAGGCATGGTTGATAATGGCAAATTGCCGCTTATTCCGTGGGTGAATCCTGAAAACCCCAATCCTCGTCGCGGTGAAAACTGGGTTTATATCCCGGAATTTAACCGTGCTATGCGCGATGCCTTTATGAACAGGCCGAAAGAACAGCGTGACGCATGGTTATTATGGCTGGGGTTATAG
- a CDS encoding ECs1072 family phage-associated protein, whose protein sequence is MDLNLTACFRVYEKTFNNIATALKINNPDNTYLCAPLTLRTLVIFKINLILFEYRENLDKKREVLIGRNALTHYLFNKKGITFTEAKNISLNDAVIILWNEINSYKIPENIINHIRNHSDNYHHTDNDISKFKKDYPSYIDEEWDPNYADEELRK, encoded by the coding sequence ATGGACTTAAATCTAACTGCATGTTTTAGGGTTTACGAGAAAACATTCAACAATATCGCAACTGCCCTCAAAATAAATAACCCAGATAACACTTATCTTTGCGCCCCTTTAACTCTTCGAACTCTTGTGATCTTTAAAATTAACCTTATACTTTTTGAGTACCGCGAAAACCTTGATAAAAAAAGAGAGGTTCTCATCGGTAGAAATGCATTAACTCATTATCTTTTTAATAAAAAAGGGATAACATTTACTGAAGCAAAAAATATTTCACTAAACGATGCAGTAATCATTTTATGGAATGAAATAAATTCATATAAAATCCCTGAAAATATTATAAATCACATTAGAAACCATAGTGATAATTATCATCACACCGATAACGACATCTCTAAGTTCAAGAAAGACTACCCTTCCTATATAGATGAAGAATGGGATCCTAATTATGCTGATGAAGAACTGAGGAAATAA